AAAATTGTAAGTTGTTTGAAAATAGAACTTTCCGTATTTCCAGAAAAATTCTTCGAAATcaaaagcattgaaatatgtattTACGTATGTATATTGTGTATTTTTTTATTGAGAGATTGTGGCGCCTCTGGTGGCGAAATCAAGAAGACCGTACAGCGACAATTAGTAGGCGACGAAACGCCCAAACTGCTAGCGAAATCCAATCGTCGCTAATTTTGTCTATCAGCTTCATTGTTTCGCCGCTAggctaattggcgctgtacggaccgtGAACGGAGCTTCGAGATACTGCCACAGTATAGACGCTTTTTTTCATGGGGTGAACAATGCTGTGAACGATTCAATGTTGATTCGTTGAAATGCTTTTGTTTTGTAAGGCTCatgttatttatatgtaaatatCAGGATATGAATTTTAAGAAGGGGCATTTGTATTTTTGCGTGGGTTTAATATGGTCGCCCAATTTATCTGTACATATGTATACTCTTGATTAGATATTTCAATGAGAGTTTCATATCTGATATAGCATTCTGTGCTAACAAACTGTGATAATAAACTGTGTTTGTACATATACATGCATGCTATGCATACTATTGCATACACGCATTTGGCGGAATTGGTGTGTAGCGAGTTAGGTCCTTGAATGGTTTGTCAACAAATATTTCGAttttgtaacagaaatatttacgaaaaaatggacaacgATAAAAGTACTATGCTGGCGGTTCTTCAACTGCTCAGAAAATATAATCTGAAGGTATGACAATGATAATTTGGCTATCGAATGCTGTTTAACCTCAACAACCGTATTATAAACATTGAGCGTTATCGCGGACGCACagcaattattattaaataatttaaaattgcaATGTGACACACAGACACGATTAATTTTTTCACAGGGAACAGAagagttatttaaaaaagaGGCGAATTTGACTGACATTTCTGCGGATGAAGCTCAACAGACAGACTCCGAAGTTAATAGTGTTCTCTCTGCGTACAAGAGCGAAGGAGATCCTGCACTCTATGAGAAAGCGTATAGTGAGCTAAAAAAATTTGTAGAAGGTTCATTAGATATATACAAGGTAAATTATTGCATACGCGTTAACTGTATTTAACGAAGCCTATGAAGGATCTGAAATGTATTTGTTATTGAAAACAGCATGAATTGGGTACTATATTATACCCAGTTTTGGTACATATGTACCTCGAATTGGTATATAATAATCACTCGGAAGAAGCGAAGCAGCTCTTGGAAAGATTTGGAGGAAATTTGGAGGAATATTATCAAAATGACTTGAAAAGACTGTCTAATGTTACCAGACGCGAGCAGATGGCGGGAAACGAATTAACCGATACTTTCAAGTATGTGCTTTCTAGCTATACATAAGCGAAATACAATTGCAAATAGATATTTCGTTGTACAAATTCTATAAAATGGTCCACAGATCAAATCAGTTCATAATTAGGATGTCAAGAGACACGCTTTCGATAATAAAAAGGCATCTACAAGAAAAAAAACACAGCGTGCTGTTGAACATTATACAAGAACATTTGTATTTTGATATGTACGAAGGAGTAGCAAGAAATAAACAGCAAATCGATGCCACTTCGGGTGCTGTAGTAGGAGAAGCAACGAGACAAGGTATTGGATTTTAAAAAGATCCCAGCAATTCAAAGAAATTAAAACGACTTTTATCGCAGACAATAAGGCCAAGGTGTATTACGGACTTCTAAAGGAGCCGGACATCCAATCTTTGCCGCCaacagaagaagaagaggacgaTACAGGTGGCGCAGACGGTGATAAACCAAAAAAGAAGAAAGCAAAGAAGGATCCTCTATTTTCTAAGAAAACCAAATCAGACCCGAATGCGCCGCCTGTAGGTAGAATGCCCTTGCCGAATTTGTAAGGAAGTCTTTCGTCGAGAAATATGTTCGTGCCTTTCGAAATTAAACTAATCTAATTGTTTCGGATACAGAAAAGATGCGGACAAATTGGAGAAAGTAAAGGCGCTTAGGGAAGCATCGAAACGGGTTGTATTGGGTCCGGACATGTTGCCGTCTATATGTTTTTATACGATTCTGAATGCAGTTCACGCGTAAGTTCCTCTAACGAATGAAATTCTGTTTAATCGATctgaatatttatataatattagatataGTGTGACAGCGGCAGAAGTAGCCGAGGACTCGAGTCTATTAGCCATCGGGTTCAGTGACTCTAGTATCAAAGTATGGAGCCTAGTCCCACAGAAATTAAGACTGATGAAGACCGGAGAACAACTGCAGGACATCGATAGAGAAGCAGGTATTGTTGAAAGAACAGAATATTCAAACGTTCGCAAATACAGagtaaacatgtgttttgcataataACAGATGATGTATTGGTGAGGATGATGGACGACCGTACAGCGGAAACAGCGAGGTCTTTATTCGGGCATAATGGTCCCGTATATAGTTTATCGTTTAGTCCGGATAGGAATCTTCTTCTTTCATCCTCGGAAGATAGCACAGGTACATCGTGTTTCATACGTCTGTAATTGCTCGACAAaatgttacattacattatattacagttAGACTGTGGTCCTTGCATACGTGGACATGCGTCGTTTGCTACAAGGGACACTTGTTCCCAGTATGGTGCGTGAGATTCTCGTCTCATGGTTATTACTTCGCGACATCCTCACACGACAAAACTGCCAGACTCTGGGCGACCGATTCGCATCAACCTCTACGAATATTTGCTGGTCATTACTCGGATGTAGACGTGCGTTGATTGTTGACGCTAATTTCTGTTAGACTGAACGTTTTCTGAAATTCGGAATTTTTTCCAGGTGGTACAATTTCATCCAAATTCGAACTACGTAGCGACAGGCTCCAGCGATATGACAGTAAGATTATGGGACTGCGTCACCGGTAGCCAAGTGAGATTAATGACCGGGCACAAAGCTCCGATTTACTCCCTTGCTTTTTCCGCAGAAGGTCGATTTCTAGCGTCAGCTGGGGCAGACCATCGGGTTTTAGTTTGGGACTTGGCGCACGGTCATCTCGTCGCTGCCCTGTCGAACCATACCGGTACCGTTCACTGTTTGTCGTTCAGCAGGGACGGTAATATACTGGTCTCGGGTTGGTATCGACGATTGCTAAATTCCAATCTATCGCAGAGCAGAAACGTATGTAACTTCGATCATCCACAGGGTCGTTGGACAGTACGATTAAATTGTGGGACTTCACCAAGCTTGCGGAGGAGATGAGTTTAGAGGACGTGAACGTGTCACACAACCCGGACGTGAAAACGAACGCGGAAACCTACCTTCTCAGGACTTTTGCGACCAAAAACACGCCCGTTTTGACGTTGCATTTTTCCCGAAGAAATTTACTCCTGGGGGTTGGAATGTTCGAGTCAACATAGCGAATGTACACACATCCTGTCGTCGAGTTTCAATTCTATTTACAGAACACTGTCTGGCATTGACTTGCTGTTGTTATAATATAAAAGCTTTTGTTAATAAACTTTTTCACATTGATTACGGGTCGCAGATATTGTTACTTATTTAGAAATTATTCAAATCCCTAATTCGAGtctgcgattagaaattgtGGTATATTACCCAAATAATAGAAAGAAGGTATCGAACGGCGAGCAGCTTGAACATTCTTCCGTAGATGGCGCAACTAAATTAACAATTAGCTAAaatgttaattatatataaacgcTGATATCGAACGTAATAACCATTTGATCGAGGAAGTACCACACAGACGACGGGGGAAAAAATAGTGAAATACAGAATTGTCGGTTATCGAAGGACTTTTGTCTGTCTGCTATGACGTATTAATATTTATGAATTGATCAAGGGATGTTTGTTTATAATTGACGAAACTCCGAAGACAAAGCGGATGCTATGGATTCACGAGGATCCAACGGGAGAGAACTTAAATTACAACTAGAATATGGATGGATCATGGACGAGCTCCTCGGTGACCATCATCCATATTCTATTCCGATGACTGAACACTCGGAACTATGGAACCGCGATTGTGGTTTGTTTAGAATTCCACTCGCTACCTGTTGTATTTTGATGAGCTTTCCTTTGATTGATTGGCGGACCGAAATTATTCCGATTATGTATCTTGCACTTGTCGCCAGGGGCCAATTCCTGCGAGTGCTTTCGATATCACCGTAATCAGAAAATTCAACGTGTTCGCAAGAGACACCGAACCAAGAAcagacaaaaaaaaaataaggcGTTTAACGTTCCGGATCGGGACAAGAATGCGGAGACGAAGGTAAAAGAAGAAGGACGACAGAGTTTCATAGAGGAAACGTTTCAAGTAAGctcgaataaaatgttgctGGCGCCACTGACCCACATCGAACGTTTCATTTGGGCCGGGATATATTCATGGTTGACCGACATCGGGTTTTTCAAACGCGTGTCCTTAAAAACCACCAGATACCGAGAGACGGTTTAAATGAGACTGAAGGTTCAGCGAATTGAATACGCTCGTTAGGTCAGAAGGTCAGCCAAAAAGGGAACAAATATGGCCCCTTTTTCCCGGATACCTTTTCTCGCTTCACCGGATCTCAATTAAAAACGCAGATAGAAACGGAAATGCGACCTTACGAAACATCGCCGCGTTTCAAATATGTGCTTGCACTTTAATGTGTCAACACTGCGAGTTTTCAGACGCGGTCCACATGTGTATGTATATTCGCGAAACAGGAACTCCTGTGACGTAGCCAATCGAGCCGAGATAGGATCATCGATAAATATTCATGAACGATCGCGACGtctaattaattcgaataagaGGATGCTGGGGGTTTTGGACACCATCGAAAGCAATTTCACGCGAGAAATTTATTTCCGATTGTTGATACGCTTACTTCTATCACAGCATACAGACGTAAGTTATACGCGCTTGTTACCATACTTGTGTGTATGTACTCATGTATGTAGTATGTAATGTATGACGTGACGTGAATCCTCTCTCTTCTACATatgtctccttctctctctctcgttcattccctttctctccctctctctcactctattttctctctttttcccttTCATTCTCCCGTTCTCACTGTGGTTCCGCGCTCGTGAAACGATGGCTTTTTAGTAGTTAACACTTTCGtaacaggggggggggggtggatgGAGGAGGGGTTACAATGGTGCGGCGTTTCTCATCGTCTTTTTTTGTCCGCCCTCGCGCATACCTCTCGTATTCACGTTCGTTTAAACTTAAACGATAACCAACTAGTATACATCAATCTCTACGTCCCAGTCACAAGCCTCGCGCATCGATATCAAACCTAGGTTATATGCGTGATCTTTATCTATATGTTATATCATCTTTGATAACGTTATGCACTTATGAAATCTGTATAGGTTAAGTTCATGGTTAATGCAGGAGCATAGGGATCCCGGTGCCCGGACTTTCTCGGTGTTCCTAGAGCTCATTTTGTTCTGAAGTAGACACGGGTACGTATTCGTTTCGAACACACCGTTCGGAGCCTTTAATCAacgtttttcaaataatttcaatgaaaatatGGTCATAACATGTTCAGTAATAAACAACATCTTCGGTAATAAAATTCAAACGATAAAATCTCATCCCTCCGTAACTAACCCCTATAATATCGATAATGGCGTCGCTAAGCTCCCGCGTTAACGATTATGGTTGGCTGCGTGTCTCTTACAAAAAACGATGGAATTGTCGACGGATCGACGCAGATCACATCGATTGATTCGATAACACGATGATGGATCGGGAGGGTTTACGATAACGCTTTTGGTCGTAAAATCCTTACGATAAAAAAGTTTGCATACGA
The window above is part of the Megalopta genalis isolate 19385.01 chromosome 2, iyMegGena1_principal, whole genome shotgun sequence genome. Proteins encoded here:
- the Taf5 gene encoding TATA-box binding protein associated factor 5 isoform X2, which produces MVCQQIFRFCNRNIYEKMDNDKSTMLAVLQLLRKYNLKGTEELFKKEANLTDISADEAQQTDSEVNSVLSAYKSEGDPALYEKAYSELKKFVEGSLDIYKHELGTILYPVLVHMYLELVYNNHSEEAKQLLERFGGNLEEYYQNDLKRLSNVTRREQMAGNELTDTFKSNQFIIRMSRDTLSIIKRHLQEKKHSVLLNIIQEHLYFDMYEGVARNKQQIDATSGAVVGEATRQDNKAKVYYGLLKEPDIQSLPPTEEEEDDTGGADGDKPKKKKAKKDPLFSKKTKSDPNAPPVGRMPLPNLKDADKLEKVKALREASKRVVLGPDMLPSICFYTILNAVHAVTAAEVAEDSSLLAIGFSDSSIKVWSLVPQKLRLMKTGEQLQDIDREADDVLVRMMDDRTAETARSLFGHNGPVYSLSFSPDRNLLLSSSEDSTVRLWSLHTWTCVVCYKGHLFPVWCVRFSSHGYYFATSSHDKTARLWATDSHQPLRIFAGHYSDVDVVQFHPNSNYVATGSSDMTVRLWDCVTGSQVRLMTGHKAPIYSLAFSAEGRFLASAGADHRVLVWDLAHGHLVAALSNHTGTVHCLSFSRDGNILVSGSLDSTIKLWDFTKLAEEMSLEDVNVSHNPDVKTNAETYLLRTFATKNTPVLTLHFSRRNLLLGVGMFEST
- the Taf5 gene encoding TATA-box binding protein associated factor 5 isoform X1: MVCQQIFRFCNRNIYEKMDNDKSTMLAVLQLLRKYNLKGTEELFKKEANLTDISADEAQQTDSEVNSVLSAYKSEGDPALYEKAYSELKKFVEGSLDIYKHELGTILYPVLVHMYLELVYNNHSEEAKQLLERFGGNLEEYYQNDLKRLSNVTRREQMAGNELTDTFKSNQFIIRMSRDTLSIIKRHLQEKKHSVLLNIIQEHLYFDMYEGVARNKQQIDATSGAVVGEATRQDNKAKVYYGLLKEPDIQSLPPTEEEEDDTGGADGDKPKKKKAKKDPLFSKKTKSDPNAPPVGRMPLPNLKDADKLEKVKALREASKRVVLGPDMLPSICFYTILNAVHAYSVTAAEVAEDSSLLAIGFSDSSIKVWSLVPQKLRLMKTGEQLQDIDREADDVLVRMMDDRTAETARSLFGHNGPVYSLSFSPDRNLLLSSSEDSTVRLWSLHTWTCVVCYKGHLFPVWCVRFSSHGYYFATSSHDKTARLWATDSHQPLRIFAGHYSDVDVVQFHPNSNYVATGSSDMTVRLWDCVTGSQVRLMTGHKAPIYSLAFSAEGRFLASAGADHRVLVWDLAHGHLVAALSNHTGTVHCLSFSRDGNILVSGSLDSTIKLWDFTKLAEEMSLEDVNVSHNPDVKTNAETYLLRTFATKNTPVLTLHFSRRNLLLGVGMFEST